The Acidimicrobiales bacterium genome has a segment encoding these proteins:
- a CDS encoding NADH-quinone oxidoreductase subunit I codes for MPQLPGLLKGLGVTFKTMMKPAVTVQYPHVKEAPPTRARGVIALKEENCTVCMLCARQCPDWCIYIEGYKDKAPPRREGGKPRTVQKLDRFDIDYSLCMYCGICVEVCPFDALFWSPEFEYSEIRIADLLHDKTKLGEWMETVPEPPPLEAGAEAKKGAKK; via the coding sequence GTGCCCCAGCTCCCCGGTCTCCTCAAGGGCCTCGGTGTCACGTTCAAGACGATGATGAAGCCGGCCGTCACCGTGCAGTACCCGCACGTGAAGGAGGCGCCCCCCACCCGGGCGCGCGGCGTCATCGCCCTCAAGGAGGAGAACTGCACGGTCTGCATGCTGTGCGCCCGCCAGTGCCCCGACTGGTGCATCTACATCGAGGGTTACAAGGACAAGGCGCCGCCCCGGCGTGAGGGCGGCAAGCCGCGCACGGTGCAGAAGCTCGACCGGTTCGACATCGACTACAGCCTGTGCATGTACTGCGGCATCTGCGTCGAGGTGTGCCCCTTCGACGCCCTGTTCTGGAGTCCCGAGTTCGAGTACTCCGAGATCAGGATCGCCGACCTGCTGCACGACAAGACGAAGCTCGGCGAGTGGATGGAGACGGTTCCCGAGCCACCTCCGCTGGAGGCAGGCGCCGAGGCCAAGAAGGGCGCCAAGAAGTAG
- a CDS encoding NADH-quinone oxidoreductase subunit J yields MVAQNVIFGAIAFAMAAAALRVVTTKNIVHAALYLVVVLAGVAALYILLAAEFTAVVQVLVYIGAIVVLFLFGIMLTRAPIGVTSDLDNDQRGLALVVSLFLFGVLGAVLNDAYGSTKLATDTKLQRSADVGNSIFQDYVIPFEVVSILLLAALIGAVVIARRD; encoded by the coding sequence ATGGTCGCTCAGAACGTCATCTTCGGGGCGATTGCGTTCGCCATGGCGGCTGCCGCCCTCCGGGTCGTCACCACCAAGAACATCGTGCATGCCGCCTTGTACCTGGTCGTCGTGCTGGCGGGCGTGGCCGCGCTCTACATCCTCCTCGCCGCCGAGTTCACCGCCGTGGTCCAGGTTCTGGTCTACATCGGGGCCATCGTCGTGCTGTTCCTGTTCGGCATCATGCTCACGCGTGCGCCGATCGGCGTCACCAGCGACCTCGACAACGACCAGCGAGGCCTGGCGCTGGTCGTCTCCCTCTTCCTGTTCGGCGTCCTCGGCGCCGTCCTCAACGACGCCTACGGGTCCACCAAGCTGGCCACGGACACCAAGCTCCAGCGGTCCGCCGACGTCGGCAACTCGATCTTCCAGGACTATGTGATCCCCTTCGAGGTCGTGTCCATCCTGCTGCTGGCCGCCCTCATCGGCGCCGTCGTGATCGCCAGGAGGGACTGA
- the nuoK gene encoding NADH-quinone oxidoreductase subunit NuoK, producing MYLNQFLFLAAFLFCVGVYGVLARKNGVLVLMSVELILNAVNVNLVAFGAFHDTVVGQVFALFVIAIAAAEVGVGLAIVLLIYRNKHSIDLSEVDLMKG from the coding sequence GTGTACCTCAACCAGTTCCTGTTCCTCGCCGCATTCCTCTTCTGCGTCGGGGTCTACGGCGTCCTCGCCCGCAAGAACGGCGTGCTCGTCCTCATGTCGGTGGAGCTGATACTCAATGCCGTCAACGTCAACCTGGTTGCCTTCGGCGCCTTCCACGACACCGTGGTCGGCCAGGTGTTCGCCCTGTTCGTCATCGCCATCGCCGCCGCCGAGGTCGGCGTCGGGCTGGCCATCGTCCTGCTCATCTACCGGAACAAGCACTCGATCGACCTCTCCGAGGTCGATCTCATGAAGGGCTGA